One region of Scomber scombrus chromosome 10, fScoSco1.1, whole genome shotgun sequence genomic DNA includes:
- the dffa gene encoding DNA fragmentation factor subunit alpha isoform X1 — translation MTDRKPCKVCNFTRQKSYGLVVPSLDELKIKGCEFLGFTSTDTVKVVLEDDGTIVEDEAYFLCLPLNTKFMLLHERDTWSPVRRIDGGTAWMARDSVLLETDAVDSSSAVGPWWDLAQQLKQDLASIILMSEADLQTLVDAPCHELASALGFQVKKAEDLQETLQRVLDRREEERQSKELLQLYLKAVEKKDRQQEEPSQPSQGGAGDVDMLDGIEVDAASGFMSRTLMVLKGKTSPETRLSTEDLQMVVTRGVEAMEQVLGWDGARTSALVQACEAELTRRLQQVQALQSIRSITQPDSSQHSSEKSAEEEGEETPA, via the exons ATGACAGATAGGAAACCGTGTAAAGTGTGTAATTTCACACGACAGAAGTCGTATGGGCTAGTGGTTCCTTCCCTCGATGAGCTGAAGATAAAAG GGTGTGAGTTTCTTGGGTTCACTTCCACTGACACGGTCAAAGTGGTCCTAGAAGACGATGGGACAATAGTGGAGGACGAGGCCTACTTTTTGTGTTTACCGTTAAACACAAAGTTCATGCTGCTGCATGAAAGAGACACATGGTCTCCAGTTCGCAGGA ttgatggtGGTACTGCCTGGATGGCCAGGGATTCTGTGTTGCTGGAGACTGATGCTGTGGACTCCTCCAGTGCTGTAGGACCATGGTGGGACTTGGCTCAGCAGCTGAAACAGGACCTGGCCAGCATCATCCTCATGTCTGAGGCAGACTTACAG ACCTTAGTGGATGCCCCATGCCATGAGCTCGCCTCTGCTCTGGGTTTCCAAGTGAAGAAGGCAGAAGACCTCCAGGAGACATTGCAGAGGGTTTTGGACcgcagggaggaggagaggcagtCCAAGGAGCTGCTCCAGCTATACCTCAAAGCTGTGGAGAAAAAGGATAGGCAGCAAGAAGAGCCAAGTCAGCCCAGCCAGGGAG GCGCTGGAGATGTGGACATGCTGGACGGGATAGAGGTGGACGCAGCGTCTGGATTCATGTCCAGAACACTGATGGTCTTGAAAGGCAAAACAAGCCCAGAGACCAGGCTCTCAACTGAAGATTTGCAG ATGGTAGTGACCAGAGGGGTGGAAGCTATGGAGCAGGTACTGGGTTGGGACGGAGCTAGAACATCGGCGCTGGTTCAAGCCTGCGAAGCCGAGCTGACCAGACGTCTCCAGCAGGTTCAGGCCTTGCAGTCCATCAGAAGCATCACACAGCCAGACAGCAGCCAGCACTCCAGTGAAAAAagtgcagaggaggagggagaagaaacGCCAGCCTAA
- the dffa gene encoding DNA fragmentation factor subunit alpha isoform X2: MTDRKPCKVCNFTRQKSYGLVVPSLDELKIKGCEFLGFTSTDTVKVVLEDDGTIVEDEAYFLCLPLNTKFMLLHERDTWSPVRRIDGGTAWMARDSVLLETDAVDSSSAVGPWWDLAQQLKQDLASIILMSEADLQTLVDAPCHELASALGFQVKKAEDLQETLQRVLDRREEERQSKELLQLYLKAVEKKDRQQEEPSQPSQGGAGDVDMLDGIEVDAASGFMSRTLMVLKGKTSPETRLSTEDLQMPRGQLLISGGKK, from the exons ATGACAGATAGGAAACCGTGTAAAGTGTGTAATTTCACACGACAGAAGTCGTATGGGCTAGTGGTTCCTTCCCTCGATGAGCTGAAGATAAAAG GGTGTGAGTTTCTTGGGTTCACTTCCACTGACACGGTCAAAGTGGTCCTAGAAGACGATGGGACAATAGTGGAGGACGAGGCCTACTTTTTGTGTTTACCGTTAAACACAAAGTTCATGCTGCTGCATGAAAGAGACACATGGTCTCCAGTTCGCAGGA ttgatggtGGTACTGCCTGGATGGCCAGGGATTCTGTGTTGCTGGAGACTGATGCTGTGGACTCCTCCAGTGCTGTAGGACCATGGTGGGACTTGGCTCAGCAGCTGAAACAGGACCTGGCCAGCATCATCCTCATGTCTGAGGCAGACTTACAG ACCTTAGTGGATGCCCCATGCCATGAGCTCGCCTCTGCTCTGGGTTTCCAAGTGAAGAAGGCAGAAGACCTCCAGGAGACATTGCAGAGGGTTTTGGACcgcagggaggaggagaggcagtCCAAGGAGCTGCTCCAGCTATACCTCAAAGCTGTGGAGAAAAAGGATAGGCAGCAAGAAGAGCCAAGTCAGCCCAGCCAGGGAG GCGCTGGAGATGTGGACATGCTGGACGGGATAGAGGTGGACGCAGCGTCTGGATTCATGTCCAGAACACTGATGGTCTTGAAAGGCAAAACAAGCCCAGAGACCAGGCTCTCAACTGAAGATTTGCAG ATGCCACGTGGACAGCTTCTGATATCAGGGGGAAAGAAATGA